TGCAccacatacactctgcttgttacacacacaggacacacagcagcgcacaaacatgcacaaggtaacaaataaaaggattacaatgtgaaagattattattgtgtatattaatatatttttaaaaatatatgtcaTAATGCtcagtcataatatttatcagaattaactaatcgcagtaatgatggattaaattgttgaattatttgaccaaatcgtgtaatcatgtaggtatttaaacagacggacaacaacggatcagacacagatcgactttcctgctgcatcagtacatgatgacatgaggaaataaatgaggtgaaaacaatgattaaactaacgaaggaaataaatctgcacagcttctagctgctgccagcagcaggatcagcaccttggagagctcatcaagtcctgataactgtgttgatgattctttacatgattaaaattaattctttaatttttgaacaatatttaacaaatattctttaacatttttgaggtTACAGTGATCAAGTTTCTATACTTTCAACAATTAAaacctgctgatttgacctgatACTCcctgactgaacaaaacgattttaaagaatccaaagctgtaattaaaataataaaccttttcaaaaaccaaacgaagacaaatttgcaacaaatgaatgaacaggatcttaaactggtggtctgggaccacgggagggtccaggagcagcagtgtgctcgCTATGGATCGTGCACTTTCCCTTTGCGCACGAGgagatccgtttcctctgcagagaagcgctccTTCTTGCTACTCGGCAAATGCGCCgttataatagcaatccgccaaggtgcaagcacacctggctcttaaagggaaagggagatgacactgtgattggtttattgcatgttacgctgaaaacacacccatgattaattaggagactatggacaacccctttgaaccgtGCGCCTGGCGCAGCGACCATTTTTCCaccgttaaaatagcaaaagtggatttggacacaaactaagTGCATTTGcaccatgcgcttcagaccatgcactttagatcgttaaaatagggcccgTAATCACAAACATTTGTGTTGTCACAATGTTTTGACGTAGTAGGATATTTAAAATAAGCTGCACGTCATCTGATTTGCAGAAAGTGATGAGAATCAGACTCACTTGTATGTCTGGACAAGAATGGAGTGAAAAGTgatttctgctgctgaacttTGAATGTTCAGCTGTGCCACTTTTCTTCCATTTAACTGACACAAAACCTCAGTATGGTCAGTAAATAAGGAGAATCACAGTTCAGCTGTTTAGCGCCTAAAAGAGGAGCTGAGAATCCTCAGTAAATATGTTCATAAGAGTCTAGAGCCCTGCGAGCTGCTCTGTGTGGCTGTAACTTAGGTACTGTACTGACATtcttttagctaaatgctaacatgttgatgtttggcAGGTATAATGctcaccatgttcaccatcttaacgttagcatgctaacatttgataaTTAGCAGTTTGTATGTTTcggacaaatttaaattttgagcGGATGATGTCACTGggtgaaaagtcagaggatcagtGAAGAGACTAGATTCATCCTGAGAGgatcatgaatatctgtacaatattcatccaatagttattgagatatttcagtcagaaaCTGGACTCTAACCAAATTTAAGggataaatatcaaataattaattagttaaaataattaattcatatcaaaaatgtttatatacatatattaaatTAGATATATTACATCATTATCAGATTGTTTTAAACGctaatatttctatatttacatCAGTGTCATAACTGCAGTATCAGCTGAGCTGCAGTCTGTACGTACTCAACATTCACATCATTATTAGTTCTGCATGAGTTCACTGATTGAAGCAGATTCATGAACACTCAGCTTTACTGTGAGCAGTGTACCTGAAACCTTATTATAACAGATGTGTTTCATTGGCTGATACTCTTCTCTAAAGCACTGCTCTTACCCAAGTCACTGGCTGCTTCTCTGATTTCCCTCATCTTCTGCATAACAGGCTCCTTAATCTCTGATGCATTAGCAGAACAGACACAAACCAGAAGATGAACTTTGTCATCTGCAGACGGTGAGGAGATGTATCCAGGATCACGGTCTGACAATGGAGATGCAGGAttgaactgtaaaataatataaaagtcCATATAAACAATGATGCAACAATGTCAACAAAGTCTACAAAAAAGGTTCATATCTACTGAGCAAATGGGAGAAGTatacaaatctatttttagttaaaaaaaaattaactaatAAATAgctttaaaagataaataaaattcagtattacCAGTAGAACTAAAattagtgaaatatttattataacaagatatttttcatgttattcagagatattttatattttttatatttatttttactagaTACTAAATACATGACATAAATCTTATTCAAACCATAATGACATATGGAAGTTTCTTGTTATTACTAACCAACTTATCATGTTATAACGAGAAGTTTGATTTAATGAGATACGTTCATTTTGTGAGATAACAAAGTGATATGTTGTTATTACAAGAAGATTTCttgtaaaaactgaataatttgGCATCTActaataatgagaaaatatctcaaaataacatgaaaagtttcttgttataacaagaaactgagcAGATATTTCTTGTCATGGTGTCAGCACTATGCTGCCATACAAAACTAACGTGTTTGACTGAATCAAGTGTTACAGTTGTACCTTGTATCCCTCCTGCACGTGTCCCTTCAAGGCCAGTTTGATGTCTTCCACTCTGACTCCACATCCAGTCCCTTCCTCCAGACCCATGATGTCATTGAATACAAAAGGGTAGAAGTTTCCTCTGCTTTCTTTCTGGATTCTGTGAGTCTCATACTGAAAGAAACATggaaatgtgcaggatttatgacaatGGTGCCATCCTTTAACTAGTGTCTTTGTTTGTAATTTGCAGAGAATTGTGGGTTGGAtcagcatgaaactctcctggttgaatcatctGCCAAAGATTAACAACTacgttagaaaatatctggtttgAAGTATTTGATACAGTAAAATACTGACATCAGCTGAGTAATTATTGGTATTGTCTTTGTATGGAAGGATGAAACAGTTAGAATATAAATGGCCTTACtgctttcattgttttgttctaTAAAGTCTACACTATTAGAACTGATCCCCTTTAAACTGAGTCTAcagctctgtttttaaataCTGTGGCAGACTGAGAAGCACATCCTGTATCCAAAACCAGCAAAACACCTCCTGATGTAATGAGGCCTCGTCTGAGGTAGTCACATGATTTTTGGCAAATGAAGCATTGAAACATCTCGCTGCGAAACTTTTGCTTTGAAAAGATGATCATGTGTGGAAGGTAACATCACTAATAGTAACACCAGACGGAGATGAGGCAAGTGTGTCAAATCTCAAGtgtcaaaaacatcaaatcagaGTGAAAGGAGGTGAAGAAGAATTagtagaggaagaaaaagacttGTTCTGGACTAGTTTACGTACTTTCTTGGAGTGACTTCTGTCACTGACGGTTGCACTGGCTTCAGCTGTAACGCTCAGCCTGCCTCTCACGGCGCTGACGACAGAACTGATGAAGCTGGACTTTCCAGCACCGACTGGCCCGTAAAGCAAGATCCTGAGATGTTTGACGTCGGTGTTTTCAGGTTGATAATTCCTCACATACTGCAgatctctctctttgtctctgtgtaaAAAATTGTTGAATTGGATTTTAGATTAAATGCATAAAACGTTCATATCAGTTTTTACAAGGTggtgtccaaaatcactccgTCATACATTCATTGACTACTCCCTATATAACAGTCACTCAGCAGTTcactaaacaatgagctgtaaATTGAGATTCTTCTCTAACTCTGGACACAAAGCCAATACATTTCCATCACTGGCGGGTCCTGGAGAAATAatatttactgagctttgataATTTTAGATTATTGTCAAATTAGTGCCTGGTttatggtttggcccctcctccactacatgactttgtgtacacttgctcagtaaattctattagatcctccagataGGAGATTGCACCATTTCACCGCACTGCATTTTGgcaatcagctttctctgtaACAAATCAGTGGAACACGCTGCCTGACAAcgtgaggagctgcagctttacTTTCAGAACCAAgttaaaaaatctgttaaaagctgctcagctctgtaCTCACTGACTGTGATATTCTATGTTATTGTCTTCCTGACTTgctttaatcaatcaatcaatcaattttttatttatatagcgccatatcacaacaaaagtcatctcaagggacttttcacatagagcaggtcaagactgtactctttaatttacagagacccaacaattcccccatgagcagcacttggcgacagcggtaaggaaaaactcccctttaacgggtagaaacctcaagcagaacccggctcttggtgggcggccatctgctttgaccagttgggttgagagaaagagagagggaaagggggaggggggacaggagagcaacaatcacaacaacaacaacaagcataAGCATCTAtagacagggaaggatgccatcaggactgtgaaggactgcgaaggctcggcccagaacccaggttttcctgtgacaaaaaactctggggaagaagcaaagttagtgacatgcattgatgttacatgaatacatacagatggaggaAGAAAGTAGTGTACATGCCACAGTTcagacatacaaataaaatggtGGAGGGTAAATAAACAGTAGTGCACTATGCAGAAAATAAGGAGAGATTTCAGACACAGTGTAAGAGTcaacagccatgctagcagtgaGGTTGTACTTAGCATTGTACCGTGTTCACAGTAACAATGGTTACATTATACTTATAGCTAATTATTTCAACTATTCTTCCATTATTTTTGGTTAATTATTTCAACTGGTTATAAAAAACTttagctaacatgctaatttcagcaggtataatgtttactgttaGATTAGTTTGTTAGCATTGTAGCATTTGCTCATTAGCAACACAGCTGAGGGTGATGGGatgccattagttttgcaggtatttggtcataagccaaaataaaattctggcctgacaaacaaataaactgtCAGACAGGTTGGTGTTGAGCAGCAGAGGCACAAATGAAGGCTACCGCATCAAATTTATATCTACTCACCCCCAAGATATTTTTCTCCACGGATCTCTAAAAGCTGACAAGGAAATAACATAAAGGCAtcaaacagtaaatataattaGGATTTTGAAAGAGTAAATTCATCAGAATCATGCGTCAACATGTAAATAATAGTCAGAATTAATGTGTTGTGGatgttgtaaaataaatttCATAACTTACTGGGAGAAGGTGGTGGTGCTGTGAAAGTGAAGCAGAAGCAATACTTTAGAtaatagaagaataaaaatcataaaaagttTGGAATGATATCTGGTAAAAATGAATATTACAGAATTATGACAATGATGTTTGGTTAAACTGTAGCAAGAGTAGTAATAGTGATAGagatatttatttacttgttgtTTACTTGTTGTTCTTTAAATCAAACTAAACTGATATAGTTTTTAGCTTAACAGTGGAATTTAGTTACATTaaacatacactgtaaaaagcCCTTCAGTGGCAATGTCCATGTGACttaattataaaatgtatatttttgacaataaattgattttgtcttcttttacatacagaaaagtaaaaagtgtGACTGTTTAAGTAActtataattttctgtcataaatTTGATTTCCTGGTACTTAACAATAAACTGATTTCACAAAACTTAGTTTAAGGACTTACTGAATAAGTAAATCCTCAGGACCCGCCCAATTGGAACCAGTCTGAGCAAGTCTGAACTTGTTCTCCCACAAGGCTGCAAGAGTACCTGCCTGGCTTTTTCATCGACAAACTACACAACTTGTAAGTAATCATTTTCTTGCttaaagttaaatgttttcacCCGTGATTGTATTGCTCTATGTTATGCTTAAGTGTGCGTTTTCCTCCTTGCGATGCCATAAGGTGTTTCAAAATGCACACTAAGCTCAAACAGTTAACGTACCGtcaaaatgctgatttttagtCAAATATGGCTTCTATGTTTTGAATTTTACAACAAATGACATATCCTTTTTATTGATAAGTTTAAAATTAATTGACACCGCCGCCATGTCTGTAAGAAGGCGGAGTCAGTCCTATGAAAGGCTTTGTGTCTAATGCAACTGCTCAGCCCGCCATCACCTGAGTGCATCCCTGTGTAGTAACGTTTAGTTACCCGAGTGTGTTGCAGCCAGTCTGTCAGTCATAAGTGGCCTGTGTTGTGTGCTGGACTGTGTGCATCCTTAATATGTAAGTGCGAATGCACTAATTATGTCAGgttcattctgtttttgttttagatgTGAGTTAGCAAGTTAG
This genomic interval from Thunnus thynnus chromosome 11, fThuThy2.1, whole genome shotgun sequence contains the following:
- the LOC137192205 gene encoding interferon-induced protein 44-like isoform X3, producing the protein MGGSPSTPSPPPPPSPTFRDPWRKISWGDKERDLQYVRNYQPENTDVKHLRILLYGPVGAGKSSFISSVVSAVRGRLSVTAEASATVSDRSHSKKYETHRIQKESRGNFYPFVFNDIMGLEEGTGCGVRVEDIKLALKGHVQEGYKFNPASPLSDRDPGYISSPSADDKVHLLVCVCSANASEIKEPVMQKMREIREAASDLGIPQVAIVTKVDQACGETQKDLKNVYKSKYLKKKITDFSARLGIPLNCIFAVKNYSSETYLDEDVNTLMLNALRLMIDFGDDFINKM
- the LOC137192205 gene encoding interferon-induced protein 44-like isoform X2: MGGSPSTPSPRPTPPPSPTFRDPWRKISWGDKERDLQYVRNYQPENTDVKHLRILLYGPVGAGKSSFISSVVSAVRGRLSVTAEASATVSDRSHSKKYETHRIQKESRGNFYPFVFNDIMGLEEGTGCGVRVEDIKLALKGHVQEGYKFNPASPLSDRDPGYISSPSADDKVHLLVCVCSANASEIKEPVMQKMREIREAASDLGIPQVAIVTKVDQACGETQKDLKNVYKSKYLKKKITDFSARLGIPLNCIFAVKNYSSETYLDEDVNTLMLNALRLMIDFGDDFINKM